A single window of Anaerocolumna chitinilytica DNA harbors:
- the rpmC gene encoding 50S ribosomal protein L29 has translation MKTSKLLEDLKVKSVSELNDELVAAKKELFNLRFQNATNQLDNTSRIKEVRKNIARIQTVISEKAKASN, from the coding sequence GTGAAAACTAGTAAATTATTAGAAGATTTAAAAGTAAAATCAGTTAGTGAACTGAACGACGAATTAGTAGCTGCTAAAAAGGAACTTTTCAACTTAAGGTTCCAGAACGCAACAAATCAGCTGGATAATACCAGCCGTATCAAAGAAGTCAGAAAGAACATTGCCAGAATCCAGACGGTTATTTCTGAAAAAGCAAAAGCTTCTAACTAA
- the rplE gene encoding 50S ribosomal protein L5, translating into MTRLKELYLNEIVAGMEKKFSYKNTLEVPKLDKIVINMGVGEAKENSKLLDAAIKDMETIAGQKAVVTKAKKSVANFKIREGMPIGCKVTLRGDKMYEFADRLINLALPRVRDFRGVSANSFDGRGNYALGIKEQVIFPEIEYDKIDKVRGMDVIFVTTAKSDEEARELLTLFGMPFKK; encoded by the coding sequence TTGACTAGATTAAAAGAACTTTATTTGAATGAGATTGTAGCTGGAATGGAAAAGAAATTCAGTTACAAAAACACACTGGAAGTACCCAAGTTAGACAAAATCGTTATTAATATGGGTGTCGGCGAAGCAAAGGAAAACTCCAAGCTTTTAGATGCTGCTATTAAAGATATGGAAACAATCGCTGGACAGAAAGCTGTTGTTACCAAGGCTAAGAAATCCGTAGCTAACTTTAAAATCAGGGAAGGCATGCCCATCGGATGCAAAGTTACCTTAAGAGGAGATAAGATGTATGAGTTCGCTGATCGTCTGATTAACCTTGCACTCCCTCGAGTACGTGACTTTAGAGGTGTAAGTGCCAATTCATTTGACGGAAGAGGAAACTATGCTCTTGGAATTAAGGAACAGGTTATTTTCCCTGAAATCGAATATGATAAAATTGACAAAGTCAGAGGTATGGATGTAATATTCGTTACTACTGCTAAATCTGATGAAGAAGCTCGTGAATTATTGACATTATTCGGTATGCCATTCAAAAAATAG
- the rplP gene encoding 50S ribosomal protein L16 translates to MLMPKRVKRRKQFRGSMAGKATRGNTISNGEFGLVSLEPAWIKSNQIEAARVAMTRYIKRGGKVWIKIFPDKPVTTKPAETRMGSGKGSLEYWVAVVKPGRVMFEIAGVPEETAREALRLAMHKLPVKCKIVSRAELEGGAGSEN, encoded by the coding sequence ATGTTAATGCCAAAAAGAGTAAAACGTCGTAAGCAGTTCCGTGGCTCCATGGCAGGAAAAGCTACAAGAGGTAATACTATCTCTAACGGCGAATTTGGTCTGGTATCATTAGAGCCAGCTTGGATTAAATCAAACCAAATCGAAGCTGCCCGTGTTGCGATGACTCGTTACATCAAACGTGGTGGTAAAGTTTGGATTAAAATATTCCCCGATAAGCCAGTAACAACTAAACCGGCTGAAACTCGAATGGGTTCCGGTAAAGGCTCCTTAGAGTACTGGGTAGCTGTTGTTAAACCGGGACGCGTTATGTTTGAAATCGCAGGTGTTCCGGAAGAAACCGCAAGAGAAGCTTTAAGACTTGCAATGCATAAACTTCCTGTTAAGTGCAAAATTGTTTCTCGCGCAGAATTAGAAGGAGGTGCGGGCAGTGAAAACTAG
- the map gene encoding type I methionyl aminopeptidase — protein sequence MSVTIKSEREIGLMREAGKILSAVHEELRAIIVPGITTIDIDKKARELIKGYNCIPSFLNYNGYPASVCVSVNNQVVHGIPSKGRVLVDGDIVSLDAGVIYKGYHSDAARTWAVGEITEEAEKLIQVTKQSFFEGIKYAKSGNHLNDISAAIQTYIESYGFSVVRDLVGHGIGTKLHEDPQIPNFSQRRRGIKLEAGMTFAIEPMVNAGRPEVYWENDDWTVVTEDRSLSAHYENTILITDGDPEILSL from the coding sequence ATGTCAGTAACAATTAAGTCAGAAAGAGAAATTGGTTTAATGCGGGAGGCCGGGAAAATACTTTCAGCCGTCCATGAAGAACTAAGAGCAATTATAGTACCGGGGATAACTACCATTGATATTGATAAAAAGGCACGGGAGTTAATAAAGGGATATAATTGTATACCCTCCTTTCTTAATTACAACGGCTATCCTGCATCTGTCTGTGTTTCCGTAAATAATCAGGTGGTTCATGGAATCCCCTCCAAGGGAAGAGTATTAGTAGATGGAGATATTGTAAGCTTGGATGCTGGTGTGATATACAAAGGATATCATTCAGACGCCGCAAGAACCTGGGCAGTAGGGGAGATTACGGAAGAAGCAGAGAAACTGATACAGGTTACGAAGCAAAGTTTTTTTGAAGGTATTAAATATGCAAAATCTGGCAATCATCTAAATGATATATCTGCAGCTATCCAAACATATATTGAATCCTACGGGTTTTCCGTTGTTAGGGATTTGGTAGGGCATGGTATTGGAACAAAGCTTCATGAAGATCCTCAAATTCCGAATTTCTCTCAAAGAAGAAGAGGAATAAAACTGGAAGCAGGGATGACATTTGCTATAGAGCCTATGGTAAATGCAGGGCGACCTGAAGTATATTGGGAAAATGATGACTGGACTGTAGTAACGGAGGATAGGTCTTTATCCGCACATTACGAAAACACCATCTTGATAACGGACGGGGATCCTGAAATTCTTTCCTTATAA
- a CDS encoding adenylate kinase has protein sequence MKIIMLGAPGAGKGTQAKKIAEKFKVPHISTGDIFRANIKNGTELGNKAKVYMDQGLLVPDELVVDLVVDRVKQADCEKGYILDGFPRTIPQAESLDKALLAIGEKVDYAINVEVPDGDIVERMAGRRACLNCGATYHLVNIPTKVEGICDVCGSEIVLREDDKPETVLKRLEVYHNQTQPLIDYYNKQGILKEVDGRKTMSDTFEDILEILK, from the coding sequence ATGAAGATCATTATGTTAGGCGCACCAGGCGCTGGTAAAGGAACACAGGCTAAAAAAATAGCAGAAAAGTTCAAGGTCCCTCATATTTCAACAGGTGATATTTTTAGAGCTAATATCAAGAATGGCACAGAACTAGGTAATAAGGCAAAGGTTTATATGGACCAGGGCCTTTTAGTACCCGATGAACTTGTAGTTGACCTTGTAGTTGACAGAGTAAAACAGGCAGACTGTGAAAAAGGTTATATACTGGATGGATTCCCTAGAACAATTCCTCAGGCAGAGTCATTAGATAAGGCTCTTCTTGCTATTGGCGAGAAAGTAGACTATGCCATTAATGTTGAAGTGCCCGATGGTGATATCGTAGAGAGAATGGCTGGAAGAAGAGCTTGCTTAAATTGCGGAGCTACTTACCATCTTGTAAATATTCCTACCAAAGTTGAAGGAATCTGCGATGTTTGCGGTAGTGAAATCGTATTAAGAGAGGATGATAAGCCGGAGACAGTTTTAAAACGTCTTGAGGTATATCATAATCAGACTCAGCCGTTAATCGATTATTATAACAAGCAGGGAATTTTAAAAGAAGTAGACGGAAGAAAGACCATGTCTGATACTTTTGAAGATATCCTGGAAATACTCAAATAA
- the rplX gene encoding 50S ribosomal protein L24, whose product MSMLKIKKGDNVKVITGKDKGKEGKVIGVTDGKVLVEGVNMVTKHSKASQSNPKGGIMHQEAPIDASNVMYVHKGKTTRIGFTTVEGKKGSKKVRVAKVNGDVID is encoded by the coding sequence GTGTCAATGTTAAAAATCAAAAAGGGAGATAACGTGAAAGTTATCACCGGTAAAGATAAAGGCAAAGAAGGCAAAGTAATCGGCGTTACAGATGGTAAAGTACTTGTTGAAGGCGTTAACATGGTAACAAAGCATTCCAAAGCCAGCCAGTCCAATCCTAAGGGCGGCATCATGCACCAGGAAGCACCTATTGATGCTTCTAATGTTATGTATGTTCACAAGGGAAAGACTACAAGAATCGGTTTTACTACTGTTGAAGGTAAAAAAGGTTCCAAGAAAGTACGTGTCGCTAAAGTAAACGGCGACGTAATTGACTAA
- the rpsH gene encoding 30S ribosomal protein S8, which translates to MTMSDPIADMLTRIRNANTAKHDTVDVPASKMKVAIADILLKEGYIRKYDIEEVDGFKNIHITLKYGKDKNVKIITGLKRISKPGLRVYANKEELPKVLGGLGVAIISTNMGVVTDKEARKLNVGGEVLAFIW; encoded by the coding sequence ATGACAATGAGCGATCCTATTGCAGATATGCTTACAAGAATCCGCAATGCCAACACTGCAAAACATGATACAGTAGATGTACCGGCTTCAAAAATGAAAGTAGCTATTGCTGATATCCTTTTAAAAGAGGGTTATATCAGAAAGTATGACATTGAAGAAGTTGACGGTTTTAAGAATATCCATATTACTTTAAAGTATGGTAAAGATAAAAATGTTAAGATCATCACCGGTCTTAAGAGAATTTCTAAACCCGGACTCCGCGTTTATGCCAACAAGGAAGAGCTTCCGAAGGTTCTCGGAGGACTTGGTGTAGCTATCATCTCCACTAATATGGGTGTGGTTACAGACAAGGAAGCTAGAAAATTAAATGTAGGCGGAGAAGTTCTTGCCTTCATCTGGTAA
- the rpsM gene encoding 30S ribosomal protein S13, with the protein MARISGVDLPREKRVEIGLTYVYGIGRVSSNRILKEANVNPDTRVRDLTDEEVARIRDIIDATQMVEGDLRREVALNIKRLQEIGCYRGIRHRKGLPVRGQKTKTNARTRKGPKRTVANKKK; encoded by the coding sequence ATGGCTCGTATCAGTGGTGTAGATTTACCAAGAGAGAAACGTGTTGAAATCGGTCTTACTTATGTATATGGTATCGGCAGAGTAAGTTCTAACCGTATTTTAAAAGAAGCAAATGTTAATCCTGACACACGCGTTAGAGATTTAACAGACGAAGAAGTTGCCAGAATTCGTGATATTATTGATGCAACACAGATGGTAGAAGGTGATTTGCGTAGAGAAGTAGCTCTTAACATCAAGAGACTTCAGGAAATCGGCTGCTACAGAGGAATCCGTCATAGGAAGGGTCTTCCTGTTCGCGGACAGAAGACTAAGACAAACGCAAGAACCAGAAAAGGTCCTAAGCGTACAGTTGCTAATAAGAAGAAATAA
- a CDS encoding type Z 30S ribosomal protein S14, with amino-acid sequence MAKTSMKIKQQRPQKFSTREYNRCRICGRPHGYLRKYGICRICFRELAYKGQIPGVKKASW; translated from the coding sequence ATGGCTAAAACGTCTATGAAAATAAAGCAGCAACGTCCCCAGAAGTTTTCCACCAGGGAGTATAACCGCTGCAGAATCTGTGGCCGTCCACATGGTTATTTAAGAAAATACGGAATTTGCAGAATCTGCTTCCGTGAATTAGCATATAAAGGACAAATACCAGGCGTTAAGAAAGCTAGCTGGTAA
- a CDS encoding KOW domain-containing RNA-binding protein: protein MTDRVEYQIGRGIVSTAGHDIGKCYVICGVDSEYVYLVDGVLKTLNNPKKKNKKHVRLIEGVENLLPCMNDDTKATRNEDIKKAIKTYNKIRKGEGTL, encoded by the coding sequence ATGACTGACAGAGTGGAATATCAAATAGGAAGAGGCATCGTATCTACCGCAGGTCATGATATAGGAAAATGCTATGTCATATGCGGAGTAGATTCAGAATATGTATATTTAGTGGATGGTGTACTAAAAACCTTAAATAATCCTAAGAAAAAAAATAAAAAGCATGTAAGACTCATAGAAGGCGTTGAAAATCTCCTTCCATGTATGAATGATGATACAAAAGCAACCAGGAATGAAGATATCAAAAAGGCAATAAAAACTTACAATAAGATAAGAAAAGGGGAAGGAACCCTTTAG
- the rpsD gene encoding 30S ribosomal protein S4: protein MARDMGPVLKKCRTLGLEPAYLGIDKKSNRTSSRAGKKVSEYGTQLREKQKAKFIYGVLEKPFRNNFEKAKKMKIGTTGENLMILLELRLDNVVFRLGFGRTRSEARQIVDHKHVLVNGKCINIPSYTVKAGDVIEIKEKFKSAQRYKDVLEVTAGRTVPAWLEVDHESLKGSVKEIPSRDQIDVPVNEVLIVELYSK from the coding sequence ATGGCAAGAGACATGGGTCCTGTATTAAAGAAATGTAGAACACTTGGACTGGAACCGGCTTATTTAGGAATTGATAAGAAGTCCAACAGAACTTCTTCCAGAGCAGGTAAAAAAGTAAGTGAATATGGTACACAGTTAAGAGAAAAACAGAAAGCTAAGTTTATCTATGGCGTTCTGGAAAAACCTTTCAGAAATAACTTTGAAAAAGCAAAGAAAATGAAAATCGGTACAACCGGTGAAAACCTTATGATTCTTCTTGAGCTTAGACTGGATAACGTAGTTTTCCGTTTAGGATTCGGCAGAACCAGAAGTGAAGCAAGACAGATTGTTGACCACAAGCATGTTTTAGTTAACGGCAAGTGCATCAACATTCCTTCCTACACAGTAAAAGCTGGAGACGTTATTGAAATCAAAGAAAAATTCAAGAGCGCACAGAGATATAAAGATGTATTAGAAGTAACAGCTGGAAGAACTGTTCCGGCTTGGCTTGAAGTAGATCACGAATCCTTAAAAGGATCTGTAAAAGAGATTCCTTCAAGAGAT
- the rpmD gene encoding 50S ribosomal protein L30, with protein sequence MADKLKITLVKSTISSIPKHKKTVEALGLKKLHKTVELPDNACVRGMVDQVRHLVKVEEI encoded by the coding sequence ATGGCAGATAAATTAAAAATTACTTTAGTAAAGTCTACAATCAGCTCAATTCCTAAGCACAAGAAAACAGTGGAAGCATTAGGACTTAAGAAGCTCCACAAAACGGTAGAATTACCCGATAATGCATGTGTAAGAGGAATGGTTGATCAGGTAAGACATTTAGTAAAAGTGGAAGAAATATAA
- the rpsQ gene encoding 30S ribosomal protein S17, with amino-acid sequence MERNLRKVRTGKVVSDKMDKTITVAVIDHVKHPLYNKIVKRTYKLKAHDENNECGIGDRVKVMETRPLSKDKRWRLVEIIEKAK; translated from the coding sequence GTGGAAAGAAATCTGAGAAAAGTTCGTACCGGTAAGGTAGTAAGCGATAAAATGGATAAAACAATTACGGTTGCTGTTATTGACCATGTTAAGCATCCTTTATACAATAAAATCGTAAAGAGAACTTATAAATTGAAGGCTCACGATGAGAACAACGAGTGTGGTATCGGCGATAGAGTAAAAGTTATGGAGACCAGACCTTTATCCAAAGATAAGAGATGGAGACTTGTTGAAATTATCGAGAAAGCAAAATAA
- the rpsE gene encoding 30S ribosomal protein S5 produces MKRTIVDADQLELEEKVVSIKRVTKVVKGGRNFRFTALVVVGDKNGHVGAGLGKATEIPEAIRKGIEDAKKKLISFPIDENGSVPHDYTGKFGSATVLLKRSAEGTGIIAGGPARNVLELAGFKNIRTKSLGSNNKQNVVLATIDGLSQLKTPEEVAKLRGITVEELLG; encoded by the coding sequence ATGAAACGTACAATCGTTGATGCTGATCAACTGGAGTTAGAAGAAAAGGTAGTATCCATTAAACGTGTTACGAAAGTAGTAAAAGGTGGACGTAACTTCCGCTTTACAGCTTTAGTAGTAGTTGGTGACAAGAACGGCCATGTTGGAGCAGGCCTTGGAAAAGCGACTGAAATTCCGGAAGCTATTCGTAAAGGAATTGAAGATGCTAAGAAAAAGCTTATTTCATTTCCTATTGATGAAAATGGAAGTGTTCCTCATGACTATACAGGAAAGTTCGGCAGTGCAACTGTTCTTTTAAAACGTTCCGCAGAAGGTACCGGTATCATTGCTGGTGGTCCTGCACGTAACGTATTAGAGCTTGCCGGATTCAAGAACATCCGTACAAAATCACTTGGCTCCAATAACAAGCAGAACGTAGTTCTGGCAACTATTGATGGATTAAGCCAGTTAAAGACACCCGAGGAAGTTGCTAAACTCCGCGGTATCACTGTAGAAGAGCTGTTAGGCTAA
- the rplN gene encoding 50S ribosomal protein L14, protein MIQQESRLRVADNTGAKELLCIRVLGGSTRRYANIGDIIVASVKDATPGGVVKKGDVVKAVVVRTVKGARRKDGSYIKFDENAAVIIKEDKNPKGTRIFGPVARELREKQFMKIVSLAPEVL, encoded by the coding sequence ATGATACAACAGGAATCAAGACTTAGAGTTGCTGATAATACCGGTGCAAAAGAATTACTCTGCATCAGGGTACTTGGCGGATCTACAAGAAGATACGCTAATATCGGTGATATTATTGTTGCCAGCGTTAAAGATGCAACACCAGGCGGTGTTGTAAAAAAAGGTGACGTTGTAAAAGCTGTTGTTGTTCGTACTGTTAAAGGTGCTCGTCGTAAAGACGGTTCCTACATTAAATTTGATGAGAACGCAGCTGTTATTATAAAAGAAGACAAAAATCCCAAAGGAACACGTATTTTCGGACCTGTTGCAAGGGAATTAAGAGAAAAGCAGTTCATGAAAATTGTTTCATTAGCACCAGAAGTATTATAA
- the infA gene encoding translation initiation factor IF-1 yields the protein MSKSDVVEIEGTVIEKLPNAMFQVELENGHRVLAHISGKLRMNFIKIVPGDKVTLELSPYDLTKGRIIWRDK from the coding sequence ATGTCAAAATCTGATGTAGTTGAAATCGAAGGAACCGTTATTGAAAAACTCCCGAATGCCATGTTTCAGGTAGAACTGGAAAATGGTCATAGAGTTTTAGCACATATTAGCGGAAAACTACGTATGAACTTTATTAAAATTGTACCCGGTGACAAAGTAACATTAGAACTATCCCCTTATGATTTGACCAAAGGAAGAATTATTTGGAGAGATAAATAA
- the rplR gene encoding 50S ribosomal protein L18 yields the protein MVSKEARSKVRVNKHRKLRNRFSGTPERPRLAVFRSNTHMYAQIIDDTIGNTLVSASTVQKDVKAELDKTNDVAAAAYLGTVIAKKALEKGIKAVVFDRGGFIYQGKVKALAEAAREAGLEF from the coding sequence ATGGTTAGTAAAGAAGCAAGATCCAAAGTTCGTGTAAATAAACATAGAAAATTACGTAATCGTTTTTCCGGAACTCCTGAAAGACCGCGTCTTGCTGTGTTTAGAAGTAATACTCATATGTACGCTCAGATCATCGACGATACAATTGGTAATACTTTAGTATCAGCTTCCACCGTACAAAAAGACGTAAAGGCTGAGCTTGATAAGACAAATGACGTAGCTGCAGCAGCATATTTAGGAACTGTTATTGCAAAGAAAGCACTTGAAAAAGGTATCAAGGCTGTTGTCTTTGACAGAGGCGGTTTCATATATCAGGGTAAAGTTAAAGCATTAGCAGAAGCAGCTAGAGAAGCTGGTCTGGAATTCTAA
- the rplO gene encoding 50S ribosomal protein L15, whose product MNLSELRPAEGSKQSGNFRRGRGHGSGNGKTAGKGHKGQKARSGAPRVGFEGGQTPFIRTLPKRGFTNRNTKEIVAINVDRLNVFEDGSVVTIDSLMEYGIVRNPRDGVKILGNGELTKKLDVKVSAFSESAAEKIKALGGNAEVI is encoded by the coding sequence ATGAATTTATCAGAATTAAGACCGGCAGAAGGTTCCAAACAAAGCGGAAACTTCAGAAGAGGCCGTGGACATGGTTCAGGTAATGGTAAGACTGCAGGTAAAGGACATAAAGGACAGAAGGCACGTTCCGGCGCACCCAGAGTAGGTTTCGAAGGTGGTCAGACACCTTTTATCAGAACCTTACCAAAGAGAGGTTTTACTAATAGAAACACAAAAGAAATCGTAGCAATCAACGTAGACAGACTGAATGTTTTTGAAGATGGTTCTGTAGTTACAATAGATTCCTTAATGGAATACGGCATTGTAAGGAACCCAAGAGATGGTGTTAAGATCCTAGGAAATGGAGAACTTACTAAGAAGCTTGACGTAAAAGTATCTGCATTCAGCGAATCTGCTGCAGAGAAAATAAAAGCTCTTGGTGGAAATGCTGAGGTGATTTAG
- the secY gene encoding preprotein translocase subunit SecY, translated as MFKTIRNAFKIKDIRNKLVFTLIALIIVRIGCQLPVPEINREYFSQWVGSQTSLGFFDTLTGGSFTRMSILALNITPYITASIIMQLLTIAIPKLEELQKDGEDGRKKIAEFTRYLNVALSLIESIAMAIGFGRSGLLIGGITFSNVVIIVATLTAGSTFLMWLGERITEKGVGNGISIVLLINIIAKLPSDFTNLFRTFVTGAASVINGIIGAVIIILVTVFVIAFVVLLQSAQRKIPVQYAKKVQGRKMVGGQSSHIPLKVNTAGVIPVIFAGSIMQFPIVVSSFFGVQPARAHVWPKILYLLNQNNWCDFTSFGEFKYTLGLLMYIVLIIFFAYFYTSITFNPLEVSNNMKKQGGFVPGIRPGKPTTEYLTKVVNNVILIGAIGLTIVSVVPIFFSGAFNATVSFGGTSIIIIVGVVLDTMKQIESQMLVRHYKGFLND; from the coding sequence ATGTTTAAAACAATCCGAAATGCTTTTAAGATTAAAGATATAAGAAATAAGTTAGTGTTCACTTTAATTGCATTAATTATAGTAAGAATTGGCTGTCAGCTCCCTGTACCTGAAATAAACAGGGAGTATTTCTCCCAATGGGTTGGCAGTCAGACTTCATTAGGTTTCTTTGATACTTTAACTGGTGGCTCTTTCACTCGGATGTCAATACTTGCTCTGAATATTACACCTTACATTACAGCATCCATCATTATGCAGCTTCTTACTATTGCTATTCCTAAATTGGAAGAGCTGCAAAAAGACGGTGAAGACGGAAGAAAGAAAATCGCCGAGTTTACACGTTACCTGAATGTTGCTTTATCCTTAATTGAATCCATCGCTATGGCAATTGGATTTGGTAGATCAGGATTACTTATCGGCGGTATTACTTTCTCTAACGTAGTAATTATTGTAGCTACTTTAACAGCAGGTTCTACCTTCCTGATGTGGTTAGGTGAAAGAATTACAGAAAAAGGCGTTGGAAATGGTATCTCAATTGTCCTTTTAATTAATATCATTGCAAAGTTGCCAAGCGACTTCACAAACCTTTTCAGAACCTTTGTTACCGGTGCTGCCAGTGTAATTAACGGTATTATAGGTGCAGTTATAATCATCTTAGTAACTGTATTTGTAATTGCATTTGTAGTTTTACTGCAGAGTGCTCAGAGAAAAATCCCTGTTCAATATGCAAAAAAAGTACAAGGTAGAAAAATGGTTGGTGGACAATCCTCCCATATTCCTTTAAAAGTAAATACCGCAGGTGTTATCCCGGTAATTTTTGCCGGTTCTATCATGCAGTTCCCTATCGTTGTATCTTCCTTCTTTGGAGTACAGCCTGCAAGAGCTCATGTATGGCCTAAGATATTATACTTATTAAACCAGAATAACTGGTGCGATTTCACAAGTTTTGGTGAGTTTAAGTATACCCTAGGATTACTAATGTATATTGTTTTAATCATCTTCTTTGCTTATTTCTATACTTCAATTACTTTTAATCCACTTGAAGTATCTAATAATATGAAGAAACAGGGAGGCTTTGTACCTGGCATTCGTCCTGGTAAGCCTACGACAGAATATCTTACAAAAGTTGTGAATAACGTAATTTTAATCGGTGCAATCGGCTTAACCATTGTTTCTGTAGTTCCCATTTTCTTCTCAGGAGCATTTAATGCAACGGTATCTTTTGGTGGTACATCCATCATCATTATCGTTGGTGTTGTTCTGGATACTATGAAGCAGATTGAATCTCAGATGTTAGTACGTCATTACAAAGGATTCTTAAATGATTAA
- the rpsK gene encoding 30S ribosomal protein S11, with amino-acid sequence MAKKIAKKVTKKRVKKNVDRGQAHIQSSFNNTIVTLTDAEGNALSWASAGGLGFRGSRKSTPYAAQMAAETAAKAALVHGLRSVDVMVKGPGSGREAAIRALQACGIEVTSIKDVTPVPHNGCRPPKRRRV; translated from the coding sequence ATGGCTAAGAAAATAGCAAAAAAAGTGACTAAGAAACGTGTTAAGAAAAACGTTGATCGTGGACAGGCACATATCCAGTCATCTTTTAACAATACAATTGTTACTCTGACAGATGCAGAAGGCAACGCCCTTTCCTGGGCTAGCGCTGGCGGCTTAGGTTTTAGAGGTTCCAGAAAGTCAACTCCCTATGCAGCACAGATGGCAGCTGAAACAGCAGCTAAGGCAGCTTTAGTTCATGGTTTAAGATCAGTTGATGTTATGGTTAAAGGTCCCGGATCAGGAAGAGAAGCAGCAATCCGTGCACTTCAGGCTTGCGGCATTGAAGTAACAAGTATCAAGGATGTCACACCGGTTCCTCATAACGGATGTAGACCACCTAAACGCAGAAGAGTCTAA
- the rpmJ gene encoding 50S ribosomal protein L36, translated as MKVRSSVKPICEKCKIIKRKGSIRVICENPRHKQRQG; from the coding sequence GTGAAAGTAAGGTCATCAGTAAAACCCATCTGCGAAAAGTGTAAGATTATTAAAAGAAAGGGAAGCATCAGAGTAATCTGTGAGAATCCCAGACACAAACAAAGACAAGGCTAA
- the rplF gene encoding 50S ribosomal protein L6: MSRIGRMPIAVPAGVTVDIAENNKVTVKGPKGTLERVLPSEMDIKLEGAEIVVTRPNELKKMKSLHGLTRTLVANMVTGVTAGYEKVLEINGVGYRAAKSGKELTLTLGYSHPVVMVDPEGVESVLEGQNKITVKGIDKEKVGQYAAEIRDKRRPEPYKGKGIKYADEVIRRKVGKTGKK, encoded by the coding sequence ATGTCACGTATAGGAAGAATGCCTATCGCTGTACCAGCAGGTGTAACCGTTGATATAGCAGAAAATAATAAAGTGACTGTAAAAGGTCCTAAGGGAACATTAGAGAGAGTGTTACCCTCAGAAATGGATATTAAACTTGAAGGTGCAGAAATCGTTGTTACAAGACCTAATGAATTAAAGAAAATGAAGTCTTTACACGGTCTTACAAGAACATTGGTTGCTAACATGGTAACCGGTGTAACCGCTGGATATGAGAAAGTTCTTGAAATCAACGGTGTTGGTTACAGAGCTGCAAAATCCGGTAAAGAGTTAACTTTAACATTAGGATATTCACATCCGGTTGTTATGGTTGATCCTGAAGGTGTTGAATCTGTATTAGAAGGACAGAATAAAATTACAGTTAAAGGTATCGATAAAGAAAAAGTCGGACAATACGCTGCTGAAATCAGAGATAAGAGAAGACCTGAACCTTATAAGGGCAAGGGTATTAAATATGCTGATGAAGTTATCAGACGTAAAGTTGGTAAGACTGGTAAGAAATAA